One genomic segment of Impatiens glandulifera chromosome 6, dImpGla2.1, whole genome shotgun sequence includes these proteins:
- the LOC124941906 gene encoding long chain base biosynthesis protein 1 isoform X1: MNIIVKQFSYKSLQQVHVMESTLLNVINVTRDWLTLAFDVPFARADVFGVKIGGHLLVEGVLFFVILFLLTQKSYKPPKRPLTNKEIDELCDEWVPESLIPPIIEEDEYDPPVLESAAGPHTIIKGKDVINFASANYLGLMGEKKLLDSCTASLEKYGVGSCGPRGFYGTIDVHLDCEARIANFLGTPDSILYSYGLSTMFSTIPAFSKKGDIIVADEGVHWGIQNGLQLSRSTVIYFKHNDMGSLQRILEKVTSENKRAKKLRRYIVVEALYQNSGEITPLDEIIRLKEKYKFRVLLDESNSIGVLGTSGRGLTEHYGVPVDKIDIISASMGHALATEGGFCTGSNRVIEHQRLSSSGYVFSASLPPYLATAAITAIDILEENPDRVRNLKNNVSLLWQGLSGIKGLEITSDAMSPIVFLRLTKSKGSSKDDLKILEEIADRVLKEDSIFVLTIKRSTLDKCRLPVGIKLLVSAGHSEEDILKASCALKKVAEAVCFGHN, translated from the exons AT GAATATCATTGTGAAGCAATTCAGTTACAAAAGCTTACAACAAGTACACGTTATGGAATCAACATTGTTGAATGTTATTAATGTCACAAGGGATTGGTTGACATTGGCTTTTGATGTTCCGTTTGCACGTGCTGATGTTTTTGGAGTGAAAATTGGTG GACATCTATTGGTGGAGGGTgttcttttttttgttattctATTTCTTCTCACCCAGAAAAGTTATAAGCCCCCAAAGCGGCCGTTAACTAATAAG GAAATTGATGAGCTATGTGATGAATGGGTTCCAGAATCACTTATACCTCCAATAATTGAAGAGGACGAATATGACCCTCCAGTACTCGAAAG TGCTGCAGGGCCTCATACAATAATCAAGGGCAAGGATGTTATTAATTTTGCTTCAGCAAATTATCTCGGATTAATGGGAGAAAAAAAGTTACTT GATTCCTGTACAGCTTCACTTGAGAAATATGGCGTTGGTTCTTGTGGACCTCGTGGATTTTATGGAACAATTG ATGTCCATCTTGATTGTGAAGCTAGAATAGCGAATTTTCTGGGAACTCCTGATTCCATATTATATTCTTATGGGCTCTCAACCATGTTCAGTACGATTCCAGCTTTTTCTAAGAAgggagacataatcgttgc TGATGAAGGTGTCCACTGGGGAATACAAAACGGACTTCAGCTTTCTCGAAGTACAGTCATCTATTTCAAGCATAATGACATGGGATCTCTGCAGAGAATTCTAGAAAAAGTTACTTCAGAAAATAAGAGGGCCAAGAAACTAAGGCGTTATATTGTTGTTGAAGCGTTGTATCAG AATTCTGGTGAGATTACGCCATTAGATGAAATTATCCGTTTGAAGGAGAAATATAAATTCCGAGTCTTATTGGATGAAAGCAACTCAATTGGTGTGCTGGGGACTTCTGGAAGAGGTCTTACAGAGCATTATGGTGTTCCG GTTGACAAGATAGACATTATAAGTGCTTCCATGGGACATGCCTTGGCCACAGAAGGAGGTTTCTGCACTGGAAGTAACAGAGTCATTGAACATCAA CGGCTGAGTAGCTCTGGGTATGTCTTTTCTGCTTCTTTGCCACCATACCTTGCAACTGCTGCCATTACTGCTATTGACATCTTGGAGGAAAATCCCGACCGTGTTAGAAATCTGAAGAACAACGTTTCTTTACTTTGGCaag GATTATCAGGAATAAAAGGTCTTGAGATTACAAGTGACGCAATGTCACCAATTGTTTTCCTCCGATTGACGAAATCTAAAGGCTCGTCAAAGGATGACTTGAAAATTCTCGAGGAAATTGCAGATCGA GTGCTGAAGGAAGACTCTATCTTTGTACTTACTATCAAGAGATCTACACTCGACAAATGCAGATTACCCGTGGGCATCAAATTATTAGTTTCAGCTGGTCACTCTGAAGAAGATATCTTGAAAGCTTCTTGTGCATTGAAGAAAGTTGCAGAAGCAGTGTGTTTTGGTCATAATTAG
- the LOC124941906 gene encoding long chain base biosynthesis protein 1 isoform X2 — MESTLLNVINVTRDWLTLAFDVPFARADVFGVKIGGHLLVEGVLFFVILFLLTQKSYKPPKRPLTNKEIDELCDEWVPESLIPPIIEEDEYDPPVLESAAGPHTIIKGKDVINFASANYLGLMGEKKLLDSCTASLEKYGVGSCGPRGFYGTIDVHLDCEARIANFLGTPDSILYSYGLSTMFSTIPAFSKKGDIIVADEGVHWGIQNGLQLSRSTVIYFKHNDMGSLQRILEKVTSENKRAKKLRRYIVVEALYQNSGEITPLDEIIRLKEKYKFRVLLDESNSIGVLGTSGRGLTEHYGVPVDKIDIISASMGHALATEGGFCTGSNRVIEHQRLSSSGYVFSASLPPYLATAAITAIDILEENPDRVRNLKNNVSLLWQGLSGIKGLEITSDAMSPIVFLRLTKSKGSSKDDLKILEEIADRVLKEDSIFVLTIKRSTLDKCRLPVGIKLLVSAGHSEEDILKASCALKKVAEAVCFGHN, encoded by the exons ATGGAATCAACATTGTTGAATGTTATTAATGTCACAAGGGATTGGTTGACATTGGCTTTTGATGTTCCGTTTGCACGTGCTGATGTTTTTGGAGTGAAAATTGGTG GACATCTATTGGTGGAGGGTgttcttttttttgttattctATTTCTTCTCACCCAGAAAAGTTATAAGCCCCCAAAGCGGCCGTTAACTAATAAG GAAATTGATGAGCTATGTGATGAATGGGTTCCAGAATCACTTATACCTCCAATAATTGAAGAGGACGAATATGACCCTCCAGTACTCGAAAG TGCTGCAGGGCCTCATACAATAATCAAGGGCAAGGATGTTATTAATTTTGCTTCAGCAAATTATCTCGGATTAATGGGAGAAAAAAAGTTACTT GATTCCTGTACAGCTTCACTTGAGAAATATGGCGTTGGTTCTTGTGGACCTCGTGGATTTTATGGAACAATTG ATGTCCATCTTGATTGTGAAGCTAGAATAGCGAATTTTCTGGGAACTCCTGATTCCATATTATATTCTTATGGGCTCTCAACCATGTTCAGTACGATTCCAGCTTTTTCTAAGAAgggagacataatcgttgc TGATGAAGGTGTCCACTGGGGAATACAAAACGGACTTCAGCTTTCTCGAAGTACAGTCATCTATTTCAAGCATAATGACATGGGATCTCTGCAGAGAATTCTAGAAAAAGTTACTTCAGAAAATAAGAGGGCCAAGAAACTAAGGCGTTATATTGTTGTTGAAGCGTTGTATCAG AATTCTGGTGAGATTACGCCATTAGATGAAATTATCCGTTTGAAGGAGAAATATAAATTCCGAGTCTTATTGGATGAAAGCAACTCAATTGGTGTGCTGGGGACTTCTGGAAGAGGTCTTACAGAGCATTATGGTGTTCCG GTTGACAAGATAGACATTATAAGTGCTTCCATGGGACATGCCTTGGCCACAGAAGGAGGTTTCTGCACTGGAAGTAACAGAGTCATTGAACATCAA CGGCTGAGTAGCTCTGGGTATGTCTTTTCTGCTTCTTTGCCACCATACCTTGCAACTGCTGCCATTACTGCTATTGACATCTTGGAGGAAAATCCCGACCGTGTTAGAAATCTGAAGAACAACGTTTCTTTACTTTGGCaag GATTATCAGGAATAAAAGGTCTTGAGATTACAAGTGACGCAATGTCACCAATTGTTTTCCTCCGATTGACGAAATCTAAAGGCTCGTCAAAGGATGACTTGAAAATTCTCGAGGAAATTGCAGATCGA GTGCTGAAGGAAGACTCTATCTTTGTACTTACTATCAAGAGATCTACACTCGACAAATGCAGATTACCCGTGGGCATCAAATTATTAGTTTCAGCTGGTCACTCTGAAGAAGATATCTTGAAAGCTTCTTGTGCATTGAAGAAAGTTGCAGAAGCAGTGTGTTTTGGTCATAATTAG